Proteins from a single region of Corylus avellana chromosome ca11, CavTom2PMs-1.0:
- the LOC132166039 gene encoding small ribosomal subunit protein uS8my, producing the protein MGRRILNEALRAIVNADRRGKATVELKPISTVMSSFLKIMKDRGYIKGFQVYDPHRVGRITVELQGRVNDCRALTYRQDIAAREIERYRLRMLPTHQWGYVVITTPDGVLDHEEAIKRGVGGQVLGYFH; encoded by the exons atgggGAGGAGGATACTGAACGAGGCATTGAGAGCGATCGTGAATGCGGACCGGAGAGGAAAAGCAACGGTGGAGTTGAAACCAATCTCCACAGTCATGTCTTCTTTTCTTAAGATCATGAAAGATCGAG GGTACATCAAGGGTTTTCAGGTTTATGATCCACATAGAGTGGGGAGGATAACAGTTGAACTACAAGGCAGGGTTAATGATTGCCGGGCTCTCACTTACAGGCAGGATATCGCGGCAAGGGAGATTGAAAGATACAGATTACGTATGCTTCCAACACATCAG TGGGGTTATGTTGTAATCACTACGCCAGATGGTGTTCTGGATCATGAAGAGGCTATTAAAAGGGGTGTGGGCGGACAGGTTCTGggttattttcattaa
- the LOC132166673 gene encoding F-box/LRR-repeat protein At4g29420-like isoform X2, translating to MEELPPSLIVDILSRLTDSDELARCRLVSKTFNSLSYEVRSVRLLCTLSRYLKSRAPETKFLVTPFKNILKTLVCDSQFLESVFIGVDKSLGNVAYDDVEDESDDLYLTDVRFVKEWLPRIAGRLRSLSVSDFWFQSCWRKSEVLSLISSCCHTLLKLEVKNAWLSVDGLNPMPTLTSLTLEFVRLDDEDLNKSLVLETPSLSDFHLTLEEANEFKVKGFPHLKNLQLQSVDLCRLICMFPSGRTIKKLSVDSPHQKMTRFSLETVFDVFPNLSYLNLGVRAWMQAEDYFSTRGLEGRIGMKALKEIVAHMVTVNEDVTLSFIFSILDKCANLSDMALMIYPQIGFLTASDLVSRCRAAYPRVAWKWEMLKEGTADA from the exons ATGGAGGAGCTCCCACCGTCTCTGATTGTCGATATCCTGAGTCGACTCACCGATTCGGATGAGCTCGCTCGGTGCCGACTCGTCTCCAAGACGTTCAACTCGCTCTCCTACGAGGTCCGATCCGTCCGCCTCCTCTGCACCTTGTCGCGCTACCTCAAGTCTCGGGCCCCCGAGACCAAGTTCCTGGTCACGCCTTTCAAGAACATCCTCAAAACCCTGGTCTGCGACTCCCAATTCCTCGAGTCCGTCTTCATCGGCGTGGACAAGTCTCTCGGAAACGTAGCGTACGACGACGTCGAGGACGAGTCCGACGACCTCTACCTGACCGATGTGCGCTTCGTGAAGGAGTGGCTGCCGAGGATCGCTGGACGGCTGAGATCGCTGTCGGTGTCGGACTTTTGGTTTCAATCTTGTTGGAGAAAGTCGGAGGTTCTGTCTCTGATTTCATCGTGCT GCCATACTCTTCTCAAACTGGAGGTGAAGAATGCTTGGCTATCAGTGGATGGCCTGAATCCAATGCCCACCCTCACAAGCTTGACACTTGAGTTCGTAAGACTGGATGATGAAGACCTAAACAAG TCTCTTGTCCTTGAAACCCCATCATTATCGGATTTCCACCTTACCCTTGAGGAGGCAAATGAATTTAAAGTAAAAGGGTTTCCTCATTTGAAAAACCTTCAGCTTCAGTCTGTGGATCTTTGTAGACTCATTTGCATGTTTCCATCTGGTAGAACCATCAAGAAACTCTCCGTGGATTCACCGCACCAAAAAATGACAAGGTTTAGCCTTGAGACAGTGTTTGATGTTTTTCCAAATCTGAGCTATCTTAATTTGGGCGTCAGAGCTTGGATGCAAGCAGAGGATTATTTTTCAACGAGAGGTTTGGAAGGTAGGATTGGGATGAAAGCATTGAAGGAAATTGTTGCACATATGGTGACGGTAAATGAAGATGTTACACTTTCAttcattttctctattttggATAAATGTGCCAACTTGTCTGACATGGCATTGATGATCTACCCTCAAATTGGTTTTCTCACTGCTAGTGACCTTGTCTCGAGGTGCAGAGCTGCTTATCCTAGAGTTGCGTGGAAATGGGAAATGTTGAAGGAAGGAACAGCAGACGCTTAG
- the LOC132166673 gene encoding F-box/LRR-repeat protein At4g29420-like isoform X1 produces MEELPPSLIVDILSRLTDSDELARCRLVSKTFNSLSYEVRSVRLLCTLSRYLKSRAPETKFLVTPFKNILKTLVCDSQFLESVFIGVDKSLGNVAYDDVEDESDDLYLTDVRFVKEWLPRIAGRLRSLSVSDFWFQSCWRKSEVLSLISSCCHTLLKLEVKNAWLSVDGLNPMPTLTSLTLEFVRLDDEDLNKVNNFFPCLKVLNLIGVGGLKEPKIHLLHLKTCHWTVSNAPLSLAIFGPDLVNLTLTCVKPQSLVLETPSLSDFHLTLEEANEFKVKGFPHLKNLQLQSVDLCRLICMFPSGRTIKKLSVDSPHQKMTRFSLETVFDVFPNLSYLNLGVRAWMQAEDYFSTRGLEGRIGMKALKEIVAHMVTVNEDVTLSFIFSILDKCANLSDMALMIYPQIGFLTASDLVSRCRAAYPRVAWKWEMLKEGTADA; encoded by the exons ATGGAGGAGCTCCCACCGTCTCTGATTGTCGATATCCTGAGTCGACTCACCGATTCGGATGAGCTCGCTCGGTGCCGACTCGTCTCCAAGACGTTCAACTCGCTCTCCTACGAGGTCCGATCCGTCCGCCTCCTCTGCACCTTGTCGCGCTACCTCAAGTCTCGGGCCCCCGAGACCAAGTTCCTGGTCACGCCTTTCAAGAACATCCTCAAAACCCTGGTCTGCGACTCCCAATTCCTCGAGTCCGTCTTCATCGGCGTGGACAAGTCTCTCGGAAACGTAGCGTACGACGACGTCGAGGACGAGTCCGACGACCTCTACCTGACCGATGTGCGCTTCGTGAAGGAGTGGCTGCCGAGGATCGCTGGACGGCTGAGATCGCTGTCGGTGTCGGACTTTTGGTTTCAATCTTGTTGGAGAAAGTCGGAGGTTCTGTCTCTGATTTCATCGTGCT GCCATACTCTTCTCAAACTGGAGGTGAAGAATGCTTGGCTATCAGTGGATGGCCTGAATCCAATGCCCACCCTCACAAGCTTGACACTTGAGTTCGTAAGACTGGATGATGAAGACCTAAACAAGGTGAACAATTTCTTCCCTTGTCTGaaagttttgaatttgataGGTGTGGGAGGACTTAAGGAACCAAAGATTCATCTTTTGCATCTTAAGACCTGTCATTGGACGGTGTCAAACGCTCCACTTTCTCTGGCTATATTTGGACCCGATCTTGTCAATCTGACCCTGACGTGTGTTAAACCGCAGTCTCTTGTCCTTGAAACCCCATCATTATCGGATTTCCACCTTACCCTTGAGGAGGCAAATGAATTTAAAGTAAAAGGGTTTCCTCATTTGAAAAACCTTCAGCTTCAGTCTGTGGATCTTTGTAGACTCATTTGCATGTTTCCATCTGGTAGAACCATCAAGAAACTCTCCGTGGATTCACCGCACCAAAAAATGACAAGGTTTAGCCTTGAGACAGTGTTTGATGTTTTTCCAAATCTGAGCTATCTTAATTTGGGCGTCAGAGCTTGGATGCAAGCAGAGGATTATTTTTCAACGAGAGGTTTGGAAGGTAGGATTGGGATGAAAGCATTGAAGGAAATTGTTGCACATATGGTGACGGTAAATGAAGATGTTACACTTTCAttcattttctctattttggATAAATGTGCCAACTTGTCTGACATGGCATTGATGATCTACCCTCAAATTGGTTTTCTCACTGCTAGTGACCTTGTCTCGAGGTGCAGAGCTGCTTATCCTAGAGTTGCGTGGAAATGGGAAATGTTGAAGGAAGGAACAGCAGACGCTTAG
- the LOC132166673 gene encoding F-box/LRR-repeat protein At4g29420-like isoform X3, giving the protein MEELPPSLIVDILSRLTDSDELARCRLVSKTFNSLSYEVRSVRLLCTLSRYLKSRAPETKFLVTPFKNILKTLVCDSQFLESVFIGVDKSLGNVAYDDVEDESDDLYLTDVRFVKEWLPRIAGRLRSLSVSDFWFQSCWRKSEVLSLISSCCHTLLKLEVKNAWLSVDGLNPMPTLTSLTLEFVRLDDEDLNKVNNFFPCLKVLNLIGVGGLKEPKIHLLHLKTCHWTVSNAPLSLAIFGPDLVNLTLTCVKPQSLVLETPSLSDFHLTLEEANEFKVKGFPHLKNLQLQSVDLCRLICMFPSGRTIKKLSVDSPHQKMTRFSLETVFDVFPNLSYLNLGVRAWMQAEDYFSTRGLEGRIGMKALKEIVAHMVT; this is encoded by the exons ATGGAGGAGCTCCCACCGTCTCTGATTGTCGATATCCTGAGTCGACTCACCGATTCGGATGAGCTCGCTCGGTGCCGACTCGTCTCCAAGACGTTCAACTCGCTCTCCTACGAGGTCCGATCCGTCCGCCTCCTCTGCACCTTGTCGCGCTACCTCAAGTCTCGGGCCCCCGAGACCAAGTTCCTGGTCACGCCTTTCAAGAACATCCTCAAAACCCTGGTCTGCGACTCCCAATTCCTCGAGTCCGTCTTCATCGGCGTGGACAAGTCTCTCGGAAACGTAGCGTACGACGACGTCGAGGACGAGTCCGACGACCTCTACCTGACCGATGTGCGCTTCGTGAAGGAGTGGCTGCCGAGGATCGCTGGACGGCTGAGATCGCTGTCGGTGTCGGACTTTTGGTTTCAATCTTGTTGGAGAAAGTCGGAGGTTCTGTCTCTGATTTCATCGTGCT GCCATACTCTTCTCAAACTGGAGGTGAAGAATGCTTGGCTATCAGTGGATGGCCTGAATCCAATGCCCACCCTCACAAGCTTGACACTTGAGTTCGTAAGACTGGATGATGAAGACCTAAACAAGGTGAACAATTTCTTCCCTTGTCTGaaagttttgaatttgataGGTGTGGGAGGACTTAAGGAACCAAAGATTCATCTTTTGCATCTTAAGACCTGTCATTGGACGGTGTCAAACGCTCCACTTTCTCTGGCTATATTTGGACCCGATCTTGTCAATCTGACCCTGACGTGTGTTAAACCGCAGTCTCTTGTCCTTGAAACCCCATCATTATCGGATTTCCACCTTACCCTTGAGGAGGCAAATGAATTTAAAGTAAAAGGGTTTCCTCATTTGAAAAACCTTCAGCTTCAGTCTGTGGATCTTTGTAGACTCATTTGCATGTTTCCATCTGGTAGAACCATCAAGAAACTCTCCGTGGATTCACCGCACCAAAAAATGACAAGGTTTAGCCTTGAGACAGTGTTTGATGTTTTTCCAAATCTGAGCTATCTTAATTTGGGCGTCAGAGCTTGGATGCAAGCAGAGGATTATTTTTCAACGAGAGGTTTGGAAGGTAGGATTGGGATGAAAGCATTGAAGGAAATTGTTGCACATATGGTGACG TGA
- the LOC132165880 gene encoding small ribosomal subunit protein uS8my-like: MGRRILNEALRAIVNADRRGKATVELKPISTVMSSFLKIMKDRGYIKGFQVYDPHRVGRITVELQGRVNDCRALTYRQDITAREIERYRLRMLPTHQWGYVVITTPDGVLDHEEAIKRGVGGQVLGYFH, encoded by the exons atgggGAGGAGGATACTGAACGAGGCATTGAGAGCGATCGTGAATGCGGACCGGAGAGGAAAAGCAACGGTGGAGTTGAAACCAATCTCCACAGTCATGTCTTCTTTTCTTAAGATCATGAAAGATCGAG GGTACATCAAGGGTTTTCAGGTTTATGATCCACATAGAGTGGGGAGGATAACAGTTGAACTACAAGGCAGGGTTAATGATTGCCGGGCTCTCACTTACAGGCAGGATATCACGGCAAGGGAGATTGAAAGATACAGATTGCGTATGCTTCCAACACATCAG TGGGGTTATGTTGTAATCACTACGCCAGATGGTGTTCTGGATCATGAAGAGGCTATTAAAAGGGGTGTGGGCGGACAGGTTCTGggttattttcattaa